One Gossypium arboreum isolate Shixiya-1 unplaced genomic scaffold, ASM2569848v2 Contig00687, whole genome shotgun sequence DNA segment encodes these proteins:
- the LOC128289216 gene encoding uncharacterized mitochondrial protein AtMg00810-like gives MAQVGTKAGMTDDLLVIGCKEKMIDEFKMQMQNVFEMTDLGVMTYFLGVEINQSDQGIFISQHAFALKILNRLCMSNCKTISTPVAQEEKLTSSGNQERVDENEYQSLVGCLLYLRAARPNIMYAIILLSRFLHCCDGSHFKAAKRILRYVKETLSYGVKFEKGNELKLIGYFDSDWVGSVDEMKSPSGYFFPLGSSVFRLSSKKQQTVAQSTAEAEYIAGAAAINQAIWLKKLLSDLNEEQVEGTEIRVDNQSAVAIAKNPVFHVQGRVLSIGLECNKRPAADQLKTNIGAEPSASASLTFCSFCHYVT, from the exons ATGGCTCAAGTAGGCACCAAGGCCGGTATGACAG ATGACTTGTTGGTGATTGGATGTAAAGAAAAGATGATTGATGAATTCAAAATGCAAATgcaaaatgtttttgaaatgacaGATTTGGGAGTTATGACATACTTTCTTGGCGTGGAAATAAACCAATCTGATCAAGGCATTTTCATAAGCCAACATGCCTTTGCCTTGAAAATTCTCAACAGATTATGCATGTCAAATTGCAAAACAATCAGCACACCAGTGGCTCAAGAGGAGAAGCTGACTAGTAGTGGAAATCAAGAGAGGGTTGATGAGAATGAATATCAAAGCCTAGTAGGTTGCTTGCTTTACTTAAGAGCAGCCAGACCTAATATCATGTATGCTATTATCTTACTATCTAGGTTTTTGCACTGTTGTGATGGTAGTCATTTTAAAGCAGCAAAAAGAATTCTTAGATATGTCAAGGAGACTTTGAGCTATGGAGTGAAGTTTGAGAAGGGAAATGAACTTAAACTGATTGGATATTTTGATAGTGATTGGGTTGGCTCTGTCGATGAAATGAAGAGCCCCTCTGGCTACTTCTTTCCACTTGGCTCAAGTGTTTTTCGTTTGAGCTCAAAGAAGCAACAAACAGTTGCTCAGTCCACAGCTGAAGCAGAGTATATTGCAGGTGCTGCAGCTATAAATCAAGCAATCTGGCTTAAGAAGCTGCTAAGTGACTTGAATGAAGAACAGGTTGAAGGTACTGAAATCAGGGTCGACAACCAATCAGCAGTTGCCATAGCCAAAAATCCAGTTTTTCATG TCCAAGGAAGAGTGTTAAGCATTGGCCTGGAATGCAACAAGCGACCAGCAGCTGATCAACTAAAGACCAACATTGGTGCTGAACCGAGTGCATCAGCTTCCTTAACATTTTGTTCATTTTGTCACTATGTAACTTAA